Proteins from a single region of Megachile rotundata isolate GNS110a chromosome 7, iyMegRotu1, whole genome shotgun sequence:
- the LOC100875985 gene encoding signal-induced proliferation-associated 1-like protein 2 isoform X3, translating into MSMKIASGFVEFLTRLTPSPRKKETNTRRGRNSIFSDGGQNEEMIASLPIHGGGGGGGSGGPSNRVGRGLALHRSNSSLELPHSPDPGSRVPETPLRREYGSHGSIDVVAAQSVTVGENLFAMLQDLRPSSDQRNSVGVDYLRRVPDGQTVDADEVCGPTGGSSPKLRLKLNRLWGAKPPRAMEESCGSPVLSADVEERHRRRAFAHYDCQSLTANLGYAAKLRGILLARRRNTATGASAASSFRASTPDETPEEDVGDGKGNDLLESCPFFRNETGGEGEREVGLTRCSQGNGVHRPFLAYGVAVLEPAPGETTWKYACPLQKRPLPIESVDEGAHYYRRYFLGREHQNWFGMDEQLGPVAISIRKDANQYRIIVRTSELLTLRGSVPEEALGIRPQGRLPTRELLELVAPEVQLGCLRLGTSAAEEALARLDEQGLSNRYKVGVLYCRSGQRTEEEMYNNQHAGPAFLEFLDAIGQRIRLRGFEGYKAGLDTRTDSTGTHAVAATHRGAEVTFHVSTMLPFTPNNRQQLLRKRHIGNDIVTVVFQEPGALPFSPRRIRSQFQHVFIVVRAIDPCSDNTRYSVAVSRSKEVPVFGPPVPPGAIFAKGKAFAEFILAKVINAENAAHRSEKFATMATRTRQEYLKDLATNYSSTTVVDTGQKFSMLPFSSKKKTAVRPRLSCDASQRGAICWQVILEDSNQNTDCYLGISIDTVVLIEEHSRQIVFVTPCASVLGWHAQTNSLRLYYHQGECITIHVRGDYGDRDELMEIVARLRAVTQGAPATEFSLKRNSLGQLGFHVQPDGLVTQVESMGLSWQAGLRQGSRLVEICKVAVSTLSHDQMVDLLKTSAQVTVTVIPPNNDGNPRRGCTLQNCQYLSNNYEGDYENVTSPDNTPTQQTAMSHQRRYERSFSPPRSSNSSGYGTGSSSRSFNDPRFPMEGTMTSSSSGHSSTDDRWYELLEPQDQENGHRTDGTPPPPLPARQSYQVVTPKSSQKKDKESHYATSKQFADNSKHHGHDHYAKESNYVSSKAIQENYQRQLENAHRNQEHVASNYVKLQKEKYETKQENLYASQRELHKNDMHHVGHQKLNASNSLPLAQNATYSLPKSNSNNNLGRCNEYEQPKFEYEGKPDRSSKYEVQDEKIMDSRAANKYEQDVRVHDKRTANYEYPEEVYERRNSKYEMEIAKYEMECQHGINERKHNVDNGEQTRESVRYELPHEFKVGEKVTCLKTTMSERPVPHKINVEYRQTKDFTASLPPEVRIPDVNEATTLPSEDELSNGSGSVSPRLRRAGKHRGGNLTPSSGSSRNQSPRPKPGVRNSHRNSANLTSSTLQEDLMKLINPDYITDDGQLNNNATGNMMITQNPNKINNNMLEIQNRCRSRENLCGGNGNALTVLPASRQENGNGGSEVILTMARPATVISNASTASSPAPSENKLSKEERNSVSDLQSHLSTLELRIARETRRRLSLEDEVRRLRDENRRLQDESHAAAQQIRQFTEWYFQTIDHQ; encoded by the exons AATGAAGAGATGATCGCGAGCCTACCGATACACGGTggaggcggcggcggcggcagtGGAGGGCCAAGCAACCGCGTGGGTCGTGGATTGGCCCTTCACAGGTCCAATTCCAGCCTGGAGCTTCCTCACAGCCCGGACCCCGGTTCTCGAGTGCCAGAGACTCCCCTGAGAAGGGAGTATGGATCTCACG GAAGCATCGACGTGGTGGCTGCTCAATCGGTAACTGTCGGCGAGAACTTGTTCGCGATGCTTCAGGACCTGAGGCCGTCGTCGGATCAGCGAAATTCGGTCGGCGTGGATTACTTGAGGCGCGTCCCGGACGGGCAGACGGTCGACGCGGACGAGGTTTGCGGACCAACCGGAGGCTCCAGTCCCAAGCTGCGACTGAAACTGAACAGACTGTGGGGCGCGAAACCGCCACGGGCCATGGAGGAGAGCTGCGGCAGCCCCGTGCTGTCGGCCGACGTCGAGGAGAGGCACAGAAGACGAGCGTTCGCTCACTACGATTGCCAATCTCTCACGGCGAATCTCGGCTACGCGGCCAAACTGAGGGGCATTCTGTTGGCCAGGAGAAGAAACACCGCGACCGGAGCGTCCGCCGCGAGCTCGTTCAGAGCTTCCACCCCCGACGAGACGCCCGAGGAAGACGTCGGCGACGGAAAAG GTAACGACCTGTTAGAGTCGTGTCCTTTCTTCCGAAACGAAACCGGAGGCGAAGGGGAACGGGAAGTGGGTCTGACTCGGTGCTCCCAAGGCAACGGAGTTCACAGACCGTTCCTGGCATACGGCGTCGCGGTTTTGGAGCCTGCACCGGGAGAGACCACCTGGAAGTACGCTTGTCCGCTCCAGAAACGACCGCTTCCGATCGAGAGCGTCGACGAAGGCGCGCACTATTACAGGAGATACTTTCTTG GCCGGGAACACCAAAACTGGTTCGGCATGGACGAGCAATTAGGTCCGGTCGCCATCAGTATTCGAAAAGACGCGAATCAATACAGGATAATAGTTCGCACTTCGGAACTGTTGACTCTGCGCGGTTCGGTGCCGGAAGAAGCTCTAGGAATAAGGCCTCAGGGCAGACTGCCGACCAGAGAATTGTTGGAACTGGTGGCGCCAGAGGTGCAATTAGGCTGTCTCAGGTTGGGCACGTCCGCGGCCGAAGAGGCTCTGGCTAGACTGGACGAGCAGGGACTATCCAATAGGTACAAGGTCGGCGTTCTCTACTGCAGATCCGGCCAAAGAACCGAGGAAGAGATGTACAACAATCAACACGCCGGTCCGGCTTTCCTCGAGTTCCTCGACGCTATCG GCCAAAGAATAAGACTGCGAGGATTCGAGGGCTACAAGGCTGGTCTGGACACGAGAACCGATTCGACGGGCACTCACGCGGTCGCAGCGACGCATCGAGGAGCGGAAGTAACGTTTCACGTGTCCACGATGCTACCCTTCACACCGAACAACCGACAACAGCTGCTCAGGAAAAGGCACATCGGAAACGACATAGTCACGGTAGTTTTTCAG GAGCCCGGCGCGTTACCCTTCAGTCCGCGGCGGATACGTTCGCAATTTCAACACGTGTTCATCGTGGTCAGAGCGATTGATCCTTGTTCCGACAATACTCGATACAGCGTGGCCGTGTCCAGGAGCAAAGAAGTGCCCGTTTTCGGACCACCTGTTCCGCCGGGTGCCATATTCGCCAAGGGCAAAGCTTTCGCCGAGTTTATATTGGCCAAAGTGATCAATGCCGAAAACGCTGCTCACAG ATCAGAGAAATTTGCAACGATGGCAACCAGGACCAGGCAAGAATACTTGAAAGATCTCGCCACGAATTACTCGTCCACCACGGTCGTGGATACGGGGCAGAAGTTTT CGATGCTGCCGTTTAGCAGCAAAAAGAAGACGGCCGTACGTCCAAGATTGTCTTGCGACGCTTCGCAGCGCGGCGCGATATGCTGGCAAGTGATACTGGAGGACAGCAATCAAAACACCGACTGTTACCTTGGAATCAGCATAGACACGGTCGTTTTGATCGAGGAACATTCCAGACAGATCGTTTTTGTTACTCCGTGCGCGAGCGTGCTGGGATGGCACGCCCAAACGAACAG TCTGAGACTCTACTACCATCAAGGAGAATGCATCACGATTCACGTGCGCGGCGattacggagacagagacgaacTGATGGAAATAGTTGCTCGGCTAAGAGCGGTGACTCAAGGCGCGCCTGCGACGGAATTCTCTTTGAAGCGAAACAGCTTGGGACAATTAGGTTTCCACGTGCAACCGGACGGATTGGTGACACAGGTCGAAAGTATGGGACTTTCCTGGCAAGCGGGATTAAGGCAAGGCTCTAGGCTGGTCGAAATTTGCAAAGTAGCCGTATCCACTTTGAGTCACGATCAGATGGTTGATCTGTTGAAAACGAGCGCGCAAGTCACCGTCACCGTCATACCGCCCAATAACGACGGTAATCCTAGGAG AGGCTGTACGCTGCAAAACTGCCAGTATTTATCGAACAACTACGAGGGAGACTACGAGAACGTAACCAGTCCCGATAATACTCCGACTCAGCAAACGGCCATGTCCCACCAAAGGAGATACGAACGATCTTTCAGTCCACCGAGATCGAGCAACAGTTCCGGCTACGGAACCGGATCTAGTTCCAGGTCGTTCAACGATCCACGCTTTCCCATGGAGGGCACGATGACCAGCAGCAGCAGCGGACACAGCAGCACCGACGATCGCTG GTACGAACTGTTGGAACCGCAAGATCAAGAAAACGGACATCGAACAGACGGCACTCCGCCACCGCCTCTTCCGGCCAGGCAGTCCTACCAAGTGGTCACTCCCAAATCGTCTCAGAAAAAGGACAAGGAGTCCCACTACGCGACCAGCAAACAATTCGCGGACAATTCGAAACATCACGGTCACGATCATTACGCGAAGGAGAGTAATTACGTGTCCTCGAAAGCGATACAGGAGAATTATCAGAGGCAACTGGAAAACGCTCATCGAAACCAGGAGCACGTCGCGTCCAACTACGTGAAGCTTCAAAAGGAGAAGTACGAGACGAAGCAGGAAAACTTGTACGCGTCTCAGAGGGAGCTTCACAAAAACGATATGCATCATGTTGGTCATCAGAAACTGAACGCGTCTAATTCCTTGCCGTTGGCACAAAACGCGACCTACAGCCTTCCAAAGTctaacagcaacaacaacctCGGTAGGTGCAACGAGTACGAGCAACCAAAGTTCGAATACGAAGGAAAGCCGGACAGGAGCTCGAAATACGAAGTGCAGGACGAAAAGATCATGGACAGCAGAGCGGCTAACAAGTACGAACAAGACGTTCGAGTGCACGATAAGCGGACAGCGAATTACGAGTATCCGGAAGAGGTGTACGAGAGAAGAAACAGCAAGTACGAGATGGAAATCGCGAAATACGAGATGGAGTGTCAACACGGAATTAACGAAAGGAAACATAACGTCGACAACGGCGAGCAAACACGCGAATCCGTTCGGTACGAATTACCGCACGAGTTCAAAGTCGGTGAAAAGGTTACTTGCTTAAAGACGACCATGTCCGAGAGGCCGGTGCCTCACAAGATCAACGTCGAGTATCGGCAGACGAAAGATTTTACCGCCAGTCTGCCGCCAGAGGTGAGAATTCCGGACGTGAATGAAGCGACCACGCTACCGAGCGAGGACGAACTATCGAACGGTTCCGGAAGCGTGTCGCCTCGATTGAGAAGAGCGGGCAAACATCGCGGTGGAAATCTTACTCCGTCGAGCGGAAGCTCGAGGAATCAGAGTCCCAGACCGAAACCGGGCGTTCGTAATTCTCACAGGAATTCCGCGAATCTAACCTCCAGCACTCTTCAAGAGGATCTCATGAAGCTGATCAATCCCGACTACATCACGGACGACGGTCAATTGAACAACAACGCGACCGGCAACATGATGATCACTCAAAATCCCAACAAGATCAACAACAATATGCTCGAGATTCAAAACAGATGCAGATCGAGGGAAAATTTGTGCGGCGGCAACGGTAACGCGCTCACCGTTTTGCCGGCCAGCAGACAAGAAAACGGAAACGGTGGATCGGAAGTGATACTCACGATGGCCAGGCCGGCCACCGTCATTTCCAACGCGAGCACCGCGTCCAGTCCCGCGCCGAGCGAGAACAAATTATCCAAGGAAGAAAG AAATTCCGTTTCGGATCTACAGTCTCACCTGTCCACGCTGGAGTTGAGAATAGCCAGAGAAACTCGTAGGAGGCTATCCCTGGAAGACGAGGTACGCCGTCTGCGAGACGAGAATCGTCGTCTACAGGACGAAAGTCACGCTGCCGCGCAACAGATTCGACAATTCACCGAATGGTATTTCCAAACGATAGATCACCAATGA
- the LOC100875985 gene encoding signal-induced proliferation-associated 1-like protein 2 isoform X1: MSMKIASGFVEFLTRLTPSPRKKETNTRRGRNSIFSDGGQNEEMIASLPIHGGGGGGGSGGPSNRVGRGLALHRSNSSLELPHSPDPGSRVPETPLRREYGSHGSIDVVAAQSVTVGENLFAMLQDLRPSSDQRNSVGVDYLRRVPDGQTVDADEVCGPTGGSSPKLRLKLNRLWGAKPPRAMEESCGSPVLSADVEERHRRRAFAHYDCQSLTANLGYAAKLRGILLARRRNTATGASAASSFRASTPDETPEEDVGDGKGNDLLESCPFFRNETGGEGEREVGLTRCSQGNGVHRPFLAYGVAVLEPAPGETTWKYACPLQKRPLPIESVDEGAHYYRRYFLGREHQNWFGMDEQLGPVAISIRKDANQYRIIVRTSELLTLRGSVPEEALGIRPQGRLPTRELLELVAPEVQLGCLRLGTSAAEEALARLDEQGLSNRYKVGVLYCRSGQRTEEEMYNNQHAGPAFLEFLDAIGQRIRLRGFEGYKAGLDTRTDSTGTHAVAATHRGAEVTFHVSTMLPFTPNNRQQLLRKRHIGNDIVTVVFQEPGALPFSPRRIRSQFQHVFIVVRAIDPCSDNTRYSVAVSRSKEVPVFGPPVPPGAIFAKGKAFAEFILAKVINAENAAHRSEKFATMATRTRQEYLKDLATNYSSTTVVDTGQKFSMLPFSSKKKTAVRPRLSCDASQRGAICWQVILEDSNQNTDCYLGISIDTVVLIEEHSRQIVFVTPCASVLGWHAQTNSLRLYYHQGECITIHVRGDYGDRDELMEIVARLRAVTQGAPATEFSLKRNSLGQLGFHVQPDGLVTQVESMGLSWQAGLRQGSRLVEICKVAVSTLSHDQMVDLLKTSAQVTVTVIPPNNDGNPRRGCTLQNCQYLSNNYEGDYENVTSPDNTPTQQTAMSHQRRYERSFSPPRSSNSSGYGTGSSSRSFNDPRFPMEGTMTSSSSGHSSTDDRWYELLEPQDQENGHRTDGTPPPPLPARQSYQVVTPKSSQKKDKESHYATSKQFADNSKHHGHDHYAKESNYVSSKAIQENYQRQLENAHRNQEHVASNYVKLQKEKYETKQENLYASQRELHKNDMHHVGHQKLNASNSLPLAQNATYSLPKSNSNNNLGRCNEYEQPKFEYEGKPDRSSKYEVQDEKIMDSRAANKYEQDVRVHDKRTANYEYPEEVYERRNSKYEMEIAKYEMECQHGINERKHNVDNGEQTRESVRYELPHEFKVGEKVTCLKTTMSERPVPHKINVEYRQTKDFTASLPPEVRIPDVNEATTLPSEDELSNGSGSVSPRLRRAGKHRGGNLTPSSGSSRNQSPRPKPGVRNSHRNSANLTSSTLQEDLMKLINPDYITDDGQLNNNATGNMMITQNPNKINNNMLEIQNRCRSRENLCGGNGNALTVLPASRQENGNGGSEVILTMARPATVISNASTASSPAPSENKLSKEERLSPRVTKPPHSISKASTNLTSIKDAKNHGDTDVDCWQNHHVDARSKQHAQDWSDDRLIDGCNTIANSVSDLQSHLSTLELRIARETRRRLSLEDEVRRLRDENRRLQDESHAAAQQIRQFTEWYFQTIDHQ, from the exons AATGAAGAGATGATCGCGAGCCTACCGATACACGGTggaggcggcggcggcggcagtGGAGGGCCAAGCAACCGCGTGGGTCGTGGATTGGCCCTTCACAGGTCCAATTCCAGCCTGGAGCTTCCTCACAGCCCGGACCCCGGTTCTCGAGTGCCAGAGACTCCCCTGAGAAGGGAGTATGGATCTCACG GAAGCATCGACGTGGTGGCTGCTCAATCGGTAACTGTCGGCGAGAACTTGTTCGCGATGCTTCAGGACCTGAGGCCGTCGTCGGATCAGCGAAATTCGGTCGGCGTGGATTACTTGAGGCGCGTCCCGGACGGGCAGACGGTCGACGCGGACGAGGTTTGCGGACCAACCGGAGGCTCCAGTCCCAAGCTGCGACTGAAACTGAACAGACTGTGGGGCGCGAAACCGCCACGGGCCATGGAGGAGAGCTGCGGCAGCCCCGTGCTGTCGGCCGACGTCGAGGAGAGGCACAGAAGACGAGCGTTCGCTCACTACGATTGCCAATCTCTCACGGCGAATCTCGGCTACGCGGCCAAACTGAGGGGCATTCTGTTGGCCAGGAGAAGAAACACCGCGACCGGAGCGTCCGCCGCGAGCTCGTTCAGAGCTTCCACCCCCGACGAGACGCCCGAGGAAGACGTCGGCGACGGAAAAG GTAACGACCTGTTAGAGTCGTGTCCTTTCTTCCGAAACGAAACCGGAGGCGAAGGGGAACGGGAAGTGGGTCTGACTCGGTGCTCCCAAGGCAACGGAGTTCACAGACCGTTCCTGGCATACGGCGTCGCGGTTTTGGAGCCTGCACCGGGAGAGACCACCTGGAAGTACGCTTGTCCGCTCCAGAAACGACCGCTTCCGATCGAGAGCGTCGACGAAGGCGCGCACTATTACAGGAGATACTTTCTTG GCCGGGAACACCAAAACTGGTTCGGCATGGACGAGCAATTAGGTCCGGTCGCCATCAGTATTCGAAAAGACGCGAATCAATACAGGATAATAGTTCGCACTTCGGAACTGTTGACTCTGCGCGGTTCGGTGCCGGAAGAAGCTCTAGGAATAAGGCCTCAGGGCAGACTGCCGACCAGAGAATTGTTGGAACTGGTGGCGCCAGAGGTGCAATTAGGCTGTCTCAGGTTGGGCACGTCCGCGGCCGAAGAGGCTCTGGCTAGACTGGACGAGCAGGGACTATCCAATAGGTACAAGGTCGGCGTTCTCTACTGCAGATCCGGCCAAAGAACCGAGGAAGAGATGTACAACAATCAACACGCCGGTCCGGCTTTCCTCGAGTTCCTCGACGCTATCG GCCAAAGAATAAGACTGCGAGGATTCGAGGGCTACAAGGCTGGTCTGGACACGAGAACCGATTCGACGGGCACTCACGCGGTCGCAGCGACGCATCGAGGAGCGGAAGTAACGTTTCACGTGTCCACGATGCTACCCTTCACACCGAACAACCGACAACAGCTGCTCAGGAAAAGGCACATCGGAAACGACATAGTCACGGTAGTTTTTCAG GAGCCCGGCGCGTTACCCTTCAGTCCGCGGCGGATACGTTCGCAATTTCAACACGTGTTCATCGTGGTCAGAGCGATTGATCCTTGTTCCGACAATACTCGATACAGCGTGGCCGTGTCCAGGAGCAAAGAAGTGCCCGTTTTCGGACCACCTGTTCCGCCGGGTGCCATATTCGCCAAGGGCAAAGCTTTCGCCGAGTTTATATTGGCCAAAGTGATCAATGCCGAAAACGCTGCTCACAG ATCAGAGAAATTTGCAACGATGGCAACCAGGACCAGGCAAGAATACTTGAAAGATCTCGCCACGAATTACTCGTCCACCACGGTCGTGGATACGGGGCAGAAGTTTT CGATGCTGCCGTTTAGCAGCAAAAAGAAGACGGCCGTACGTCCAAGATTGTCTTGCGACGCTTCGCAGCGCGGCGCGATATGCTGGCAAGTGATACTGGAGGACAGCAATCAAAACACCGACTGTTACCTTGGAATCAGCATAGACACGGTCGTTTTGATCGAGGAACATTCCAGACAGATCGTTTTTGTTACTCCGTGCGCGAGCGTGCTGGGATGGCACGCCCAAACGAACAG TCTGAGACTCTACTACCATCAAGGAGAATGCATCACGATTCACGTGCGCGGCGattacggagacagagacgaacTGATGGAAATAGTTGCTCGGCTAAGAGCGGTGACTCAAGGCGCGCCTGCGACGGAATTCTCTTTGAAGCGAAACAGCTTGGGACAATTAGGTTTCCACGTGCAACCGGACGGATTGGTGACACAGGTCGAAAGTATGGGACTTTCCTGGCAAGCGGGATTAAGGCAAGGCTCTAGGCTGGTCGAAATTTGCAAAGTAGCCGTATCCACTTTGAGTCACGATCAGATGGTTGATCTGTTGAAAACGAGCGCGCAAGTCACCGTCACCGTCATACCGCCCAATAACGACGGTAATCCTAGGAG AGGCTGTACGCTGCAAAACTGCCAGTATTTATCGAACAACTACGAGGGAGACTACGAGAACGTAACCAGTCCCGATAATACTCCGACTCAGCAAACGGCCATGTCCCACCAAAGGAGATACGAACGATCTTTCAGTCCACCGAGATCGAGCAACAGTTCCGGCTACGGAACCGGATCTAGTTCCAGGTCGTTCAACGATCCACGCTTTCCCATGGAGGGCACGATGACCAGCAGCAGCAGCGGACACAGCAGCACCGACGATCGCTG GTACGAACTGTTGGAACCGCAAGATCAAGAAAACGGACATCGAACAGACGGCACTCCGCCACCGCCTCTTCCGGCCAGGCAGTCCTACCAAGTGGTCACTCCCAAATCGTCTCAGAAAAAGGACAAGGAGTCCCACTACGCGACCAGCAAACAATTCGCGGACAATTCGAAACATCACGGTCACGATCATTACGCGAAGGAGAGTAATTACGTGTCCTCGAAAGCGATACAGGAGAATTATCAGAGGCAACTGGAAAACGCTCATCGAAACCAGGAGCACGTCGCGTCCAACTACGTGAAGCTTCAAAAGGAGAAGTACGAGACGAAGCAGGAAAACTTGTACGCGTCTCAGAGGGAGCTTCACAAAAACGATATGCATCATGTTGGTCATCAGAAACTGAACGCGTCTAATTCCTTGCCGTTGGCACAAAACGCGACCTACAGCCTTCCAAAGTctaacagcaacaacaacctCGGTAGGTGCAACGAGTACGAGCAACCAAAGTTCGAATACGAAGGAAAGCCGGACAGGAGCTCGAAATACGAAGTGCAGGACGAAAAGATCATGGACAGCAGAGCGGCTAACAAGTACGAACAAGACGTTCGAGTGCACGATAAGCGGACAGCGAATTACGAGTATCCGGAAGAGGTGTACGAGAGAAGAAACAGCAAGTACGAGATGGAAATCGCGAAATACGAGATGGAGTGTCAACACGGAATTAACGAAAGGAAACATAACGTCGACAACGGCGAGCAAACACGCGAATCCGTTCGGTACGAATTACCGCACGAGTTCAAAGTCGGTGAAAAGGTTACTTGCTTAAAGACGACCATGTCCGAGAGGCCGGTGCCTCACAAGATCAACGTCGAGTATCGGCAGACGAAAGATTTTACCGCCAGTCTGCCGCCAGAGGTGAGAATTCCGGACGTGAATGAAGCGACCACGCTACCGAGCGAGGACGAACTATCGAACGGTTCCGGAAGCGTGTCGCCTCGATTGAGAAGAGCGGGCAAACATCGCGGTGGAAATCTTACTCCGTCGAGCGGAAGCTCGAGGAATCAGAGTCCCAGACCGAAACCGGGCGTTCGTAATTCTCACAGGAATTCCGCGAATCTAACCTCCAGCACTCTTCAAGAGGATCTCATGAAGCTGATCAATCCCGACTACATCACGGACGACGGTCAATTGAACAACAACGCGACCGGCAACATGATGATCACTCAAAATCCCAACAAGATCAACAACAATATGCTCGAGATTCAAAACAGATGCAGATCGAGGGAAAATTTGTGCGGCGGCAACGGTAACGCGCTCACCGTTTTGCCGGCCAGCAGACAAGAAAACGGAAACGGTGGATCGGAAGTGATACTCACGATGGCCAGGCCGGCCACCGTCATTTCCAACGCGAGCACCGCGTCCAGTCCCGCGCCGAGCGAGAACAAATTATCCAAGGAAGAAAG ATTATCGCCGCGCGTTACCAAACCTCCTCATTCGATTTCCAAAGCATCGACCAACCTGACGTCTATCAAAGACGCGAAAAACCACGGTGACACGGACGTGGACTGTTGGCAAAATCATCACGTGGACGCTAGATCGAAACAGCATGCCCAAGACTGGTCCGACGACAGACTAATCGATGGCTGCAATACCATCGC AAATTCCGTTTCGGATCTACAGTCTCACCTGTCCACGCTGGAGTTGAGAATAGCCAGAGAAACTCGTAGGAGGCTATCCCTGGAAGACGAGGTACGCCGTCTGCGAGACGAGAATCGTCGTCTACAGGACGAAAGTCACGCTGCCGCGCAACAGATTCGACAATTCACCGAATGGTATTTCCAAACGATAGATCACCAATGA